The Trichosurus vulpecula isolate mTriVul1 chromosome 3, mTriVul1.pri, whole genome shotgun sequence genome includes a window with the following:
- the LOC118843289 gene encoding elongation factor 1-alpha 1-like — MGKEKTHINIVVIAHVDSGKSTTTGHLIYKCGGIDKRTIEKFEKEAAEMGKGSFKYAWVLDKLKAECERGITIDIFLWKFETSKYYVTIIDAPGHRDFIKNMITGTSQADCAVLIVAAGVGEFEAGISKNVQTREHALLAYTLGIKQLIVGVNKMDSTEPPYSQKRYKEIVKEVSTYIKKIGYNPDTVAFVTITGWNGDNMLEPSSNMPWFKGWKVTCKDGNANGTTMLEALDCILPPTRPTDKPLRLPLQDVYKIGGIGTVPVGRVETGVLKPGMVVTFAPVNVTTEVNSVKMHHEALSEALQGDNVGFNVKNVSVKDVCRGNVAGDSKNDPPMEAAGFTAQVIILNHPGQISAGYAPVLDCHTTHIACKFAELKEKIDRCSGKKLEDGPKFLKSGYAAIVDMVPGKPMCVESFFDYPPLGRFAVRDMRQTVAVGVIKAVDKKAAGAGKVTKSAQKAQKAK; from the coding sequence ATGGGCAAGGAAAAGACTCACATTAACATTGTCGTCATTGCACATGTAGACTCTGGCAAGTCCACCACTACTGGCCACCTCATCTACAAATGTGGTGGAATTGACAAGAGAACCATTGAGAAGTTCGAGAAGGAGGCTGCTGAGATGGGAAAAGGCTCCTTCAAATATGCCTGGGTCTTGGATAAACTGAAGGCTGAATGTGAGCGCGGTATCACTATTGATATCTTCCTGTGGAAATTTGAGACCAGCAAGTACTACGTGACCATTATTGATGCTCCTGGACACAGAGACTTTATCAAGAACATGATTACAGGCACATCTCAGGCTGACTGTGCGGTCCTGATTGTTGCTGCTGGTGTTGGTGAATTTGAAGCTGGTATCTCAAAGAATGTGCAGACCCGTGAGCATGCCCTTCTGGCCTACACACTAGGTATAAAACAACTGATTGTTGGTGTAAACAAAATGGATTCCACCGAGCCCCCCTACAGCCAGAAGAGATATAAGGAAATTGTCAAGGAAGTCAGTACCTACATTAAGAAAATTGGCTACAACCCTGACACAGTAGCTTTCGTGACAATTACAGGTTGGAATGGTGATAATATGCTGGAGCCAAGCTCTAATATGCCTTGGTTCAAGGGATGGAAAGTCACTTGTAAGGATGGCAATGCTAATGGAACTACAATGCTTGAAGCTTTGGATTGCATCCTGCCACCAACTCGTCCAACTGACAAGCCCCTTCGTCTGCCCCTCCAAGATGTCTACAAGATTGGAGGTATTGGTACTGTTCCTGTTGGCCGAGTGGAAACTGGTGTTCTAAAACCAGGCATGGTGGTCACCTTTGCCCCAGTCAATGTTACAACTGAAGTAAATTCTGTCAAAATGCACCATGAAGCTTTGAGTGAGGCTCTGCAAGGGGATAATGTTGGTTTCAATGTCAAGAATGTGTCTGTCAAAGATGTCTGCCGTGGTAATGTGGCTGGTGACAGCAAGAATGACCCACCTATGGAAGCAGCCGGTTTCACTGCACAGGTTATTATCCTGAACCATCCAGGCCAAATCAGTGCTGGCTATGCACCTGTTCTGGATTGTCACACTACTCACATTGCTTGCAAGTTTGCTGAACTGAAGGAGAAGATTGATCGTTGTTCTGGTAAGAAGCTGGAAGATGGCCCTAAATTCCTGAAATCTGGTTATGCTGCCATCGTTGACATGGTTCCAGGCAAGCCCATGTGTGTGGAGAGCTTCTTTGATTATCCTCCTCTGGGTCGTTTTGCTGTTCGTGATATGAGGCAGACTGTTGCAGTTGGTGTCATCAAGGCAGTTGACAAGAAGGCTGCTGGAGCTGGCAAGGTCACAAAATCTGCCCAGAAGGCCCAGAAGGCTAAATGA